The following are encoded together in the Choristoneura fumiferana chromosome 4, NRCan_CFum_1, whole genome shotgun sequence genome:
- the PIG-F gene encoding phosphatidylinositol glycan anchor biosynthesis class F, whose product MFTLNSQLELRRVTISSLITCIYLPSIVSVISYKGLLYSVGSGSSVYILVLIFIAELLKSFYLNSANDIQSKKTKGSKNRAGDIVKGFVFLLGVMFCFFIGIILFGAPVLDCHEETLMLSALLTLLTVFPLIAHSGVETSMQLLFGVRNYAKDSIMEMLVTNALLTVCGAWLGAVVIPLDWNTPWQQWPIPCYLGALGGYLLSNVLNVLKVMLLTAAYKYPALNVIVNIMTKPK is encoded by the coding sequence ATGTTTACACTAAACAGTCAGTTGGAGTTACGAAGAGTGACGATTTCTAGCCTGATAACATGCATTTACTTACCCAGCATAGTTTCGGTAATATCATACAAGGGGTTACTTTACTCAGTAGGGAGTGGGTCTTCGGTGTATATTTTGGTCCTCATCTTTATCGCCGAGCTGCTGAAGTCCTTTTACTTGAACTCCGCGAACGACATCCAGTCGAAGAAAACAAAAGGAAGTAAGAATAGAGCCGGAGACATAGTGAAAGGATTCGTTTTCCTGCTTGGTGTTATGTTTTGCTTTTTTATCGGAATCATTTTATTTGGAGCACCCGTGCTGGATTGTCATGAAGAAACACTGATGTTGTCTGCGTTATTGACGCTGTTGACTGTGTTTCCGCTGATAGCACACAGTGGTGTGGAGACATCGATGCAGTTGTTGTTTGGAGTGCGGAATTACGCGAAGGATAGTATTATGGAGATGCTTGTTACCAACGCTCTTCTGACGGTTTGCGGCGCGTGGCTCGGCGCGGTCGTCATTCCCCTGGACTGGAACACTCCCTGGCAGCAGTGGCCCATCCCGTGCTACTTGGGGGCGCTCGGAGGCTACCTCCTCTCTAATGTGCTGAATGTCCTCAAAGTAATGTTGTTGACTGCGGCATACAAATATCCAGCATTAAATGTCATTGTCAACATTATGACCAAGCCAAAATAA
- the Alas gene encoding 5-aminolevulinate synthase produces the protein MPCPFLGSLNQAFVRNYGGALMKQYGNFCPIISRGFRSMGQDETKCPFIQENSIVADAPREMTEDIVDRGAYPYEKFFHEQISAKKRDYSYRVFRKVSRLAAEGAYPAALEGDGRRVTVWCANDYLGASRHRAVQDAAAGAVRAYGTGAGGTRNIAGNSQMTEQLEAEIAKLHKKPAALIFSSCYVANDATLSTLGKLLPGCIVYSDAGNHASMIQGIRHSQAPKHIFRHNDPNHLRELLAASPEGVPKLVVFETVHSMSGAICPLEEMCEIAHEYGALTFVDEVHAVGLYGKHGAGIGEERGIEHMIDIVSGTLGKAFGNVGGYIAGSSLLVDTVRSLAPGFIFTTALPPPVLAGSLAAIRLLASEEGRTLRAKHQAIVRYFKLSLLIAGLPQLPSVSHIVPVPIKGADKVAQVAESLMKRGHYVQAINHPTVARGEERLRFAPGPHHTPEMIDALVAALTAAFHENNISFNQFTENGACRECRMEYKFDVMYEEPYKQPMQAA, from the coding sequence ATGCCCTGTCCGTTCTTAGGATCGTTGAACCAGGCGTTCGTGAGGAATTACGGCGGCGCGCTGATGAAACAATACGGAAACTTCTGCCCGATCATCAGCCGTGGGTTCCGCTCGATGGGGCAGGACGAGACCAAGTGCCCGTTCATCCAGGAGAACTCTATCGTGGCGGACGCGCCCCGCGAGATGACCGAGGACATCGTGGACCGAGGCGCCTACCCCTATGAGAAGTTCTTCCACGAACAGATCAGCGCCAAGAAGCGCGACTACTCGTACCGCGTGTTCCGCAAGGTGTCCCGGCTGGCGGCCGAGGGCGCGTACCCGGCGGCGCTGGAGGGTGACGGCCGCCGCGTCACCGTGTGGTGCGCCAACGACTACCTGGGCGCGTCGAGGCACCGCGCCGTCCAGGACGCGGCGGCCGGCGCCGTGCGCGCCTACGGCACCGGGGCCGGCGGCACGCGCAACATCGCCGGCAACTCGCAGATGACCGAGCAGCTGGAGGCCGAGATCGCCAAGCTCCACAAGAAGCCCGCCGCTCTCATCTTCAGTTCCTGCTATGTCGCCAACGACGCGACGCTCTCTACCCTGGGAAAACTTCTTCCCGGTTGCATTGTGTACTCTGACGCTGGTAACCACGCTTCCATGATCCAGGGCATCCGGCACAGCCAGGCCCCCAAGCATATATTTAGGCACAACGACCCCAATCATCTCCGGGAGCTGCTAGCGGCTTCACCAGAGGGTGTACCCAAGCTAGTTGTATTTGAGACTGTTCATTCCATGAGTGGAGCAATCTGCCCCTTAGAGGAAATGTGTGAAATAGCACACGAATATGGAGCTTTAACTTTTGTGGACGAAGTCCACGCCGTAGGTTTATATGGGAAACATGGTGCTGGGATTGGGGAAGAGCGAGGtattgaacacatgatagataTAGTGTCCGGAACGCTGGGTAAAGCGTTCGGCAACGTCGGCGGCTACATCGCCGGATCCTCCTTGCTAGTGGACACTGTGCGGTCTCTGGCTCCAGGCTTCATCTTCACGACGGCGCTCCCTCCGCCGGTCCTGGCGGGATCTCTGGCGGCCATTAGACTCCTCGCGAGCGAGGAGGGGCGAACGCTGCGCGCGAAGCACCAAGCGATCGTTCGGTACTTCAAACTGTCTCTCTTAATAGCGGGACTTCCGCAATTGCCGTCGGTGAGCCACATAGTTCCTGTGCCCATAAAGGGGGCGGATAAGGTGGCGCAGGTGGCAGAGTCGCTGATGAAGCGCGGCCACTACGTGCAGGCCATAAACCACCCGACGGTGGCGCGCGGCGAGGAGCGGCTCCGCTTCGCGCCGGGTCCGCACCACACGCCCGAGATGATAGACGCTCTCGTGGCCGCGCTCACCGCCGCTTTCCACGAAAACAACATAAGTTTCAACCAGTTCACAGAGAATGGGGCTTGTCGCGAGTGCCGCATGGAGTACAAGTTCGACGTCATGTACGAGGAGCCCTACAAGCAACCGATGCAGGCCGCCTAA